The Oncorhynchus masou masou isolate Uvic2021 chromosome 6, UVic_Omas_1.1, whole genome shotgun sequence genome has a window encoding:
- the LOC135541757 gene encoding arginine-glutamic acid dipeptide repeats protein-like isoform X1: MDDLFSPRSLISRSLNSTQGEIRVGSSHQAKLPELQPRPVFGVQTQTENEELVWMPGVNDCDLLMYLRAARSMAAFAGMCDGGSTEDGCLAASRDDTTLNALNMLHASRYDAAKALQRLVKKPVPKLIEKCWSEDDVKRFIKGLRQYGKNFFRIRKELLPNKKTGELITFYYHWKKTPEATGTRPYRQHRRQPSSRKAKTRATAATVNTPSQSMDISSASEDDLDSEDSEQDTCGHCATTTSKDWQHGGRDNILLCTTCRTYYNKHGRLPPGPKPADPPFMFKPVKEEEEGNGKHGMRTRRSRTPLSSLRSGHKRLTGSPTSEDQQSSSHPSPAPSGASSTSNTSRISCLEKTDNTKKPGKKIKEEAPLPKSTKRSRESAAQDPEEPERTPTKRTKTQQVRQSGEQAECRSEGDGEAERGEVEEESCSDSRSAQDDGSSDTKDIDQDNRSSSPSIPSPRQGNESDSDSSAQQLQGAHQAAAETVSAPAAALAETQTPQIVPPPRVAGSNTSLPPQGTSPSAKPGQVQAQATPSPEPPQPSATSAQAGQSVSDQTSPPHNRPLPPSHPLAGPSPVPPPLGQAFHPPTPVLQGPLPSPGSLPPTQPLSLYGAPTQCPHPQRPPPHFPREPSFPQALPLTSAPQIKPPPTTPIPPSHKQPPHLSSSLAPPFPQMPSNLPPPPALKPLNSLPNQHPPGAPPPPLQLMPQSLPMQQGVPPQPPVLTQLQNLPGRGSHSHPHSSLPSCSAPSALHPVLSASSPSTMGPVPSLQPSFPSLRPSPENPNGIVGSHVQIKEEPLDECEELECPPPPPRSPSPEPLVVNIASHASQSARFFKHLDRGYNSCSRTDLFFTPLASSKLAKKREEAVERSKREAEHNAREREKDRERERERERQEDKNARASSSSHDSRMSDVQMSSQVHMRSSFEQPPTSVAAVPPYIGPDTPALRTLSEYARPHVMSPNNRNHPFFVSLSPGDPLLAYHMPGLYAAEPSLRERELRNLRERELRERMKPGFEVKPPEMETMHPSANPMEHFARHGALALPHIAGPPHHPFGHFHPVMQNHLERERQALALAGPQMRPELSYAERLTAERLHAERMASVANDPAARLQMLNVTPHHHQHSHIHSHLHLHQQDPLNQGEDVCYCHPGNGPHPLDPLAPGPRLARFPFPGGPIPNPLLNDLPHDHDMLRHPLFAYAAVAGAGYPRELQGPIPQMSAAHQLQAMHAQSAELQRLAMEQQWLHGHHHLQHGGPLPGQEDYYSRLKKEGDKPS, from the exons GAGCATGGCAGCGTTTGCAGGGATGTGTGACGGAGGATCCACAGAGGACGGGTGTTTGGCGGCCTCTCGTGACGACACCACACTCAACGCTTTAAACATG ttACACGCCAGCCGTTACGACGCAGCTAAAGCTCTCCAGCGCCTAGTGAAGAAACCTGTGCCCAAACTCATTGAGAAATGTTGGTCAGAGGATGATGTG AAGCGGTTCATCAAAGGTTTGAGACAGTACGGCAAGAATTTCTTCAGGATTCGCAAAGAGCTGCTGCCCAACAAGAAAACG GGGGAGTTGATCACATTCTACTATCACTGGAAGAAGACGCCTGAGGCTACAGGCACGCGGCCGTACCGTCAGCACCGTAGACAGCCGTCCTCACGCAAGGCCAAGACTCGCGCCACCGCTGCCACTGTGAACACCCCTTCACAATCCA TGGACATAAGTTCAGCCAGTGAGGATGACCTGGACAGTGAAGACAGCGAGCAAGACACCTGTGGACACTGTGCCACAACCA CCTCTAAGGACTGGCAGCACGGAGGCCGGGATAACATCCTCCTGTGTACCACCTGTCGTACCTACTACAACAAACATGGCCGCCTGCCGCCTGGCCCTAAGCCTGCTGACCCTCCCTTCATGTTCAAACCTgtcaaagaggaagaggagggcaaCGGGAAGCACGGCATGAGGACGCGACGCAGCAGAACACCG TTGTCTTCATTAAGAAGTGGCCACAAGAGGCTGACCGGCTCTCCTACCAGTGAAGACCAGCAGTCCAGTAGCCATCCCTCTCCCGCCCCCAGTGGAGCTAGCTCCACCTCCAACACATCCAGAATCTCCTGTTTAGAGAAGACTGATAACACAAAGAAGCCTGGCAAG AAGATAAAGGAAGAGGCGCCCCTACCAAAGAGTACTAAACGTTCCAGGGAGAGTGCAGCCCAGGACCCAGAGGAGCCTGAGAGAACACCAACTAAAAGGACGAAGACACAGCAGGTCAGACAGAGT ggtgaacaggcagagtGCCGGTCGGAGGGCGatggagaggctgagaggggtgaggtggaggaggagagctgCTCAGACAGCCGCAGTGCCCAGGACGACGGCAGCAGCGACACCAAAGACATCGACCAGGACAaccgctcctcctcccccagcATCCCCAGCCCTCGCCAGGGCAATGAGAGTGATTCCGACTCCTCTGCCCAGCAGCTCCAGGGTGCCCACCAGGCAGCAGCAGAGACCGTCAGTGCCCCTGCTGCTGCCCTTGCTGAAACACAGACCCCACAAATTGTTCCTCCACCACGGGTTGCAGGCTCAAACACATCCCTGCCTCCCCAGGGTACCTCTCCCTCTGCAAAGCCTGGCCAGGTACAGGCCCAGGCAACCCCCTCCCCAGAGCCTCCCCAGCCTTCAGCCACCTCTGCTCAGGCTGGTCAGTCAGTTAGCGACCAGACAAGTCCCCCACACAACCGACCCCtacccccctctcaccctctcgctGGCCCCTCACCTGTCCCTCCTCCGCTGGGACAGGCCTTCCATCCTCCAACTCCTGTATTACAGGGTCCTCTTCCTTCTCCTGGCTCTCTGCCTCCCACCCAGCCCCTGTCCCTCTATGGTGCTCCGACCCAGTGCCCCCACCCCCAGCGACCCCCTCCTCACTTTCCCAGGGAACCCTCCTTCCCCCAggccctccccctcacctccgcGCCCCAAATCAAACCACCCCCAACCacacccatccctccatctcacaAGCAGCCACCacacctctcttcttcccttgCTCCCCCTTTCCCGCAGATGCCATCCAACCTGCCCCCTCCTCCGGCACTGAAGCCCCTCAACTCTCTGCCCAACCAGCACCCTCCCGGtgcccctccaccccccctccagcTCATGCCCCAATCCCTGCCCATGCAGCAGGGTGTCCCACCCCAGCCTCCCGTGCTCACGCAGCTGCAGAACCTCCCTGGCAGAGGCAGCCACTCCCACCCCCACTCCTCCCTGCCCTCCTGCTCTGCCCCCTCAGCCttgcaccctgtcctctctgcctcttctccctcTACCATGGGTCCAGTCCCTAGTCTCcagccctccttcccctctctacgCCCCTCGCCCGAAAACCCCAATGGCATTGTAGGGTCACATGTCCAGATTAAAGAGGAGCCATTGGATGAATGTGAGGAGCTTGAGTGTCCGCCCCCTCCACCCAGAAGTCCCTCACCGGAACCTTTGGTTGTCAACATCGCCAGTCATGCCAGCCAATCAGCACG ATTTTTCAAACACCTGGACCGTGGCTACAACTCGTGCTCCAGAACAGACCTGTTCTTCACTCCCCTGGCCTCATCCAAGCTGGccaagaagagagaggaggctgtgGAGAGATccaagagagaggctgagcacaaTGCCCGAGaaagggagaaggacagagagagggagagggaacgagagaggcagGAAGACAAAAATGCT AGAGCGTCCAGCTCGTCCCACGACAGCCGTATGAGTGATGTCCAAATGTCCAGCCAGGTCCACATGCGCTCCTCCTTCGAGCAGCCCCCCACCAGTGTGGCCGCTGTGCCCCCTTACATCGGCCCCGACACCCCTGCCCTGCGCACCCTCAGTGAGTACGCCCGACCCCACGTCATGTCCCCCAACAATCGCAACCACCCCTTCTTCGTGTCTCTGTCCCCCGGGGACCCTCTGCTGGCATACCACATGCCTGGCCTGTACGCCGCCGAGCCcagcctgagagagagggagctccGTAACCTCCGGGAGAGGGAGCTCCGCGAGAGGATGAAGCCTGGCTTCGAGGTCAAGCCCCCGGAGATGGAGACCATGCATCCATCAGCCAACCCCATGGAGCACTTTGCCAGACATGGAGCCCTGGCCCTGCCTCATATCGCTGGGCCGCCCCACCACCCCTTTGGCCACTTCCACCCGGTCATGCAGAAccacctggagagggagaggcaggcacTGGCCCTGGCCGGGCCCCAAATGCGTCCAGAGCTAAGCTACGCTGAGAGACTGACTGCTGAGAGGCTCCATGCTGAGAGGATGGCATCTGTGGCTAACGACCCGGCCGCCAGGCTGCAGATGCTCAACGTCACACCGCATCACCACCAGCACTCCCACATCCACTCACACCTGCACCTACATCAGCAGGACCCACTCAACCAAGGTGAGG ATGTGTGTTACTGTCACCCAGGTAATGGGCCCCACCCCCTGGATCCCCTGGCTCCTGGGCCCCGTCTGGCCCGCTTCCCCTTCCCTGGAGGCCCCATCCCCAACCCTCTGCTCAATGACCTGCCCCACGACCATGACATGTTGCGACACCCACTGTTTG CCTATGCCGCTGTTGCAGGAGCAGGGTACCCCCGTGAGCTTCAGGGGCCCATCCCCCAGATGTCTGCAGCCCACCAGCTCCAGGCCATGCACGCCCAGTCAGCAGAGTTGCAGAGGCTGGCCATGGAGCAGCAGTGGCTACACGGACACCACCACCTACAACATGGGGGGCCTCTGCCCGGACAGGAGGATTACTACAG CCGTCTGAAGAAAGAAGGTGACAAGCCATCGTGA
- the LOC135541757 gene encoding arginine-glutamic acid dipeptide repeats protein-like isoform X7 has translation MDDLFSPRSLISRSLNSTQGEIRVGSSHQAKLPELQPRPVFGVQTQTENEELVWMPGVNDCDLLMYLRAARSMAAFAGMCDGGSTEDGCLAASRDDTTLNALNMLHASRYDAAKALQRLVKKPVPKLIEKCWSEDDVKRFIKGLRQYGKNFFRIRKELLPNKKTGELITFYYHWKKTPEATGTRPYRQHRRQPSSRKAKTRATAATVNTPSQSMDISSASEDDLDSEDSEQDTCGHCATTTSKDWQHGGRDNILLCTTCRTYYNKHGRLPPGPKPADPPFMFKPVKEEEEGNGKHGMRTRRSRTPLSSLRSGHKRLTGSPTSEDQQSSSHPSPAPSGASSTSNTSRISCLEKTDNTKKPGKKIKEEAPLPKSTKRSRESAAQDPEEPERTPTKRTKTQQVRQSGEQAECRSEGDGEAERGEVEEESCSDSRSAQDDGSSDTKDIDQDNRSSSPSIPSPRQGNESDSDSSAQQLQGAHQAAAETVSAPAAALAETQTPQIVPPPRVAGSNTSLPPQGTSPSAKPGQVQAQATPSPEPPQPSATSAQAGQSVSDQTSPPHNRPLPPSHPLAGPSPVPPPLGQAFHPPTPVLQGPLPSPGSLPPTQPLSLYGAPTQCPHPQRPPPHFPREPSFPQALPLTSAPQIKPPPTTPIPPSHKQPPHLSSSLAPPFPQMPSNLPPPPALKPLNSLPNQHPPGAPPPPLQLMPQSLPMQQGVPPQPPVLTQLQNLPGRGSHSHPHSSLPSCSAPSALHPVLSASSPSTMGPVPSLQPSFPSLRPSPENPNGIVGSHVQIKEEPLDECEELECPPPPPRSPSPEPLVVNIASHASQSARFFKHLDRGYNSCSRTDLFFTPLASSKLAKKREEAVERSKREAEHNAREREKDRERERERERQEDKNARASSSSHDSRMSDVQMSSQVHMRSSFEQPPTSVAAVPPYIGPDTPALRTLSEYARPHVMSPNNRNHPFFVSLSPGDPLLAYHMPGLYAAEPSLRERELRNLRERELRERMKPGFEVKPPEMETMHPSANPMEHFARHGALALPHIAGPPHHPFGHFHPVMQNHLERERQALALAGPQMRPELSYAERLTAERLHAERMASVANDPAARLQMLNVTPHHHQHSHIHSHLHLHQQDPLNQGEDVCYCHPGNGPHPLDPLAPGPRLARFPFPGGPIPNPLLNDLPHDHDMLRHPLFAYAAVAGAGYPRELQGPIPQMSAAHQLQAMHAQSAELQRLAMEQQWLHGHHHLQHGGPLPGQEDYYR, from the exons GAGCATGGCAGCGTTTGCAGGGATGTGTGACGGAGGATCCACAGAGGACGGGTGTTTGGCGGCCTCTCGTGACGACACCACACTCAACGCTTTAAACATG ttACACGCCAGCCGTTACGACGCAGCTAAAGCTCTCCAGCGCCTAGTGAAGAAACCTGTGCCCAAACTCATTGAGAAATGTTGGTCAGAGGATGATGTG AAGCGGTTCATCAAAGGTTTGAGACAGTACGGCAAGAATTTCTTCAGGATTCGCAAAGAGCTGCTGCCCAACAAGAAAACG GGGGAGTTGATCACATTCTACTATCACTGGAAGAAGACGCCTGAGGCTACAGGCACGCGGCCGTACCGTCAGCACCGTAGACAGCCGTCCTCACGCAAGGCCAAGACTCGCGCCACCGCTGCCACTGTGAACACCCCTTCACAATCCA TGGACATAAGTTCAGCCAGTGAGGATGACCTGGACAGTGAAGACAGCGAGCAAGACACCTGTGGACACTGTGCCACAACCA CCTCTAAGGACTGGCAGCACGGAGGCCGGGATAACATCCTCCTGTGTACCACCTGTCGTACCTACTACAACAAACATGGCCGCCTGCCGCCTGGCCCTAAGCCTGCTGACCCTCCCTTCATGTTCAAACCTgtcaaagaggaagaggagggcaaCGGGAAGCACGGCATGAGGACGCGACGCAGCAGAACACCG TTGTCTTCATTAAGAAGTGGCCACAAGAGGCTGACCGGCTCTCCTACCAGTGAAGACCAGCAGTCCAGTAGCCATCCCTCTCCCGCCCCCAGTGGAGCTAGCTCCACCTCCAACACATCCAGAATCTCCTGTTTAGAGAAGACTGATAACACAAAGAAGCCTGGCAAG AAGATAAAGGAAGAGGCGCCCCTACCAAAGAGTACTAAACGTTCCAGGGAGAGTGCAGCCCAGGACCCAGAGGAGCCTGAGAGAACACCAACTAAAAGGACGAAGACACAGCAGGTCAGACAGAGT ggtgaacaggcagagtGCCGGTCGGAGGGCGatggagaggctgagaggggtgaggtggaggaggagagctgCTCAGACAGCCGCAGTGCCCAGGACGACGGCAGCAGCGACACCAAAGACATCGACCAGGACAaccgctcctcctcccccagcATCCCCAGCCCTCGCCAGGGCAATGAGAGTGATTCCGACTCCTCTGCCCAGCAGCTCCAGGGTGCCCACCAGGCAGCAGCAGAGACCGTCAGTGCCCCTGCTGCTGCCCTTGCTGAAACACAGACCCCACAAATTGTTCCTCCACCACGGGTTGCAGGCTCAAACACATCCCTGCCTCCCCAGGGTACCTCTCCCTCTGCAAAGCCTGGCCAGGTACAGGCCCAGGCAACCCCCTCCCCAGAGCCTCCCCAGCCTTCAGCCACCTCTGCTCAGGCTGGTCAGTCAGTTAGCGACCAGACAAGTCCCCCACACAACCGACCCCtacccccctctcaccctctcgctGGCCCCTCACCTGTCCCTCCTCCGCTGGGACAGGCCTTCCATCCTCCAACTCCTGTATTACAGGGTCCTCTTCCTTCTCCTGGCTCTCTGCCTCCCACCCAGCCCCTGTCCCTCTATGGTGCTCCGACCCAGTGCCCCCACCCCCAGCGACCCCCTCCTCACTTTCCCAGGGAACCCTCCTTCCCCCAggccctccccctcacctccgcGCCCCAAATCAAACCACCCCCAACCacacccatccctccatctcacaAGCAGCCACCacacctctcttcttcccttgCTCCCCCTTTCCCGCAGATGCCATCCAACCTGCCCCCTCCTCCGGCACTGAAGCCCCTCAACTCTCTGCCCAACCAGCACCCTCCCGGtgcccctccaccccccctccagcTCATGCCCCAATCCCTGCCCATGCAGCAGGGTGTCCCACCCCAGCCTCCCGTGCTCACGCAGCTGCAGAACCTCCCTGGCAGAGGCAGCCACTCCCACCCCCACTCCTCCCTGCCCTCCTGCTCTGCCCCCTCAGCCttgcaccctgtcctctctgcctcttctccctcTACCATGGGTCCAGTCCCTAGTCTCcagccctccttcccctctctacgCCCCTCGCCCGAAAACCCCAATGGCATTGTAGGGTCACATGTCCAGATTAAAGAGGAGCCATTGGATGAATGTGAGGAGCTTGAGTGTCCGCCCCCTCCACCCAGAAGTCCCTCACCGGAACCTTTGGTTGTCAACATCGCCAGTCATGCCAGCCAATCAGCACG ATTTTTCAAACACCTGGACCGTGGCTACAACTCGTGCTCCAGAACAGACCTGTTCTTCACTCCCCTGGCCTCATCCAAGCTGGccaagaagagagaggaggctgtgGAGAGATccaagagagaggctgagcacaaTGCCCGAGaaagggagaaggacagagagagggagagggaacgagagaggcagGAAGACAAAAATGCT AGAGCGTCCAGCTCGTCCCACGACAGCCGTATGAGTGATGTCCAAATGTCCAGCCAGGTCCACATGCGCTCCTCCTTCGAGCAGCCCCCCACCAGTGTGGCCGCTGTGCCCCCTTACATCGGCCCCGACACCCCTGCCCTGCGCACCCTCAGTGAGTACGCCCGACCCCACGTCATGTCCCCCAACAATCGCAACCACCCCTTCTTCGTGTCTCTGTCCCCCGGGGACCCTCTGCTGGCATACCACATGCCTGGCCTGTACGCCGCCGAGCCcagcctgagagagagggagctccGTAACCTCCGGGAGAGGGAGCTCCGCGAGAGGATGAAGCCTGGCTTCGAGGTCAAGCCCCCGGAGATGGAGACCATGCATCCATCAGCCAACCCCATGGAGCACTTTGCCAGACATGGAGCCCTGGCCCTGCCTCATATCGCTGGGCCGCCCCACCACCCCTTTGGCCACTTCCACCCGGTCATGCAGAAccacctggagagggagaggcaggcacTGGCCCTGGCCGGGCCCCAAATGCGTCCAGAGCTAAGCTACGCTGAGAGACTGACTGCTGAGAGGCTCCATGCTGAGAGGATGGCATCTGTGGCTAACGACCCGGCCGCCAGGCTGCAGATGCTCAACGTCACACCGCATCACCACCAGCACTCCCACATCCACTCACACCTGCACCTACATCAGCAGGACCCACTCAACCAAGGTGAGG ATGTGTGTTACTGTCACCCAGGTAATGGGCCCCACCCCCTGGATCCCCTGGCTCCTGGGCCCCGTCTGGCCCGCTTCCCCTTCCCTGGAGGCCCCATCCCCAACCCTCTGCTCAATGACCTGCCCCACGACCATGACATGTTGCGACACCCACTGTTTG CCTATGCCGCTGTTGCAGGAGCAGGGTACCCCCGTGAGCTTCAGGGGCCCATCCCCCAGATGTCTGCAGCCCACCAGCTCCAGGCCATGCACGCCCAGTCAGCAGAGTTGCAGAGGCTGGCCATGGAGCAGCAGTGGCTACACGGACACCACCACCTACAACATGGGGGGCCTCTGCCCGGACAGGAGGATTACTACAGGTGA
- the LOC135541757 gene encoding arginine-glutamic acid dipeptide repeats protein-like isoform X5, giving the protein MDDLFSPRSLISRSLNSTQGEIRVGSSHQAKLPELQPRPVFGVQTQTENEELVWMPGVNDCDLLMYLRAARSMAAFAGMCDGGSTEDGCLAASRDDTTLNALNMLHASRYDAAKALQRLVKKPVPKLIEKCWSEDDVKRFIKGLRQYGKNFFRIRKELLPNKKTGELITFYYHWKKTPEATGTRPYRQHRRQPSSRKAKTRATAATVNTPSQSMDISSASEDDLDSEDSEQDTCGHCATTTSKDWQHGGRDNILLCTTCRTYYNKHGRLPPGPKPADPPFMFKPVKEEEEGNGKHGMRTRRSRTPLSSLRSGHKRLTGSPTSEDQQSSSHPSPAPSGASSTSNTSRISCLEKTDNTKKPGKKIKEEAPLPKSTKRSRESAAQDPEEPERTPTKRTKTQQVRQSGEQAECRSEGDGEAERGEVEEESCSDSRSAQDDGSSDTKDIDQDNRSSSPSIPSPRQGNESDSDSSAQQLQGAHQAAAETVSAPAAALAETQTPQIVPPPRVAGSNTSLPPQGTSPSAKPGQVQAQATPSPEPPQPSATSAQAGQSVSDQTSPPHNRPLPPSHPLAGPSPVPPPLGQAFHPPTPVLQGPLPSPGSLPPTQPLSLYGAPTQCPHPQRPPPHFPREPSFPQALPLTSAPQIKPPPTTPIPPSHKQPPHLSSSLAPPFPQMPSNLPPPPALKPLNSLPNQHPPGAPPPPLQLMPQSLPMQQGVPPQPPVLTQLQNLPGRGSHSHPHSSLPSCSAPSALHPVLSASSPSTMGPVPSLQPSFPSLRPSPENPNGIVGSHVQIKEEPLDECEELECPPPPPRSPSPEPLVVNIASHASQSARFFKHLDRGYNSCSRTDLFFTPLASSKLAKKREEAVERSKREAEHNAREREKDRERERERERQEDKNARASSSSHDSRMSDVQMSSQVHMRSSFEQPPTSVAAVPPYIGPDTPALRTLSEYARPHVMSPNNRNHPFFVSLSPGDPLLAYHMPGLYAAEPSLRERELRNLRERELRERMKPGFEVKPPEMETMHPSANPMEHFARHGALALPHIAGPPHHPFGHFHPVMQNHLERERQALALAGPQMRPELSYAERLTAERLHAERMASVANDPAARLQMLNVTPHHHQHSHIHSHLHLHQQDPLNQGEGNGPHPLDPLAPGPRLARFPFPGGPIPNPLLNDLPHDHDMLRHPLFAYAAVAGAGYPRELQGPIPQMSAAHQLQAMHAQSAELQRLAMEQQWLHGHHHLQHGGPLPGQEDYYSRLKKEGDKPS; this is encoded by the exons GAGCATGGCAGCGTTTGCAGGGATGTGTGACGGAGGATCCACAGAGGACGGGTGTTTGGCGGCCTCTCGTGACGACACCACACTCAACGCTTTAAACATG ttACACGCCAGCCGTTACGACGCAGCTAAAGCTCTCCAGCGCCTAGTGAAGAAACCTGTGCCCAAACTCATTGAGAAATGTTGGTCAGAGGATGATGTG AAGCGGTTCATCAAAGGTTTGAGACAGTACGGCAAGAATTTCTTCAGGATTCGCAAAGAGCTGCTGCCCAACAAGAAAACG GGGGAGTTGATCACATTCTACTATCACTGGAAGAAGACGCCTGAGGCTACAGGCACGCGGCCGTACCGTCAGCACCGTAGACAGCCGTCCTCACGCAAGGCCAAGACTCGCGCCACCGCTGCCACTGTGAACACCCCTTCACAATCCA TGGACATAAGTTCAGCCAGTGAGGATGACCTGGACAGTGAAGACAGCGAGCAAGACACCTGTGGACACTGTGCCACAACCA CCTCTAAGGACTGGCAGCACGGAGGCCGGGATAACATCCTCCTGTGTACCACCTGTCGTACCTACTACAACAAACATGGCCGCCTGCCGCCTGGCCCTAAGCCTGCTGACCCTCCCTTCATGTTCAAACCTgtcaaagaggaagaggagggcaaCGGGAAGCACGGCATGAGGACGCGACGCAGCAGAACACCG TTGTCTTCATTAAGAAGTGGCCACAAGAGGCTGACCGGCTCTCCTACCAGTGAAGACCAGCAGTCCAGTAGCCATCCCTCTCCCGCCCCCAGTGGAGCTAGCTCCACCTCCAACACATCCAGAATCTCCTGTTTAGAGAAGACTGATAACACAAAGAAGCCTGGCAAG AAGATAAAGGAAGAGGCGCCCCTACCAAAGAGTACTAAACGTTCCAGGGAGAGTGCAGCCCAGGACCCAGAGGAGCCTGAGAGAACACCAACTAAAAGGACGAAGACACAGCAGGTCAGACAGAGT ggtgaacaggcagagtGCCGGTCGGAGGGCGatggagaggctgagaggggtgaggtggaggaggagagctgCTCAGACAGCCGCAGTGCCCAGGACGACGGCAGCAGCGACACCAAAGACATCGACCAGGACAaccgctcctcctcccccagcATCCCCAGCCCTCGCCAGGGCAATGAGAGTGATTCCGACTCCTCTGCCCAGCAGCTCCAGGGTGCCCACCAGGCAGCAGCAGAGACCGTCAGTGCCCCTGCTGCTGCCCTTGCTGAAACACAGACCCCACAAATTGTTCCTCCACCACGGGTTGCAGGCTCAAACACATCCCTGCCTCCCCAGGGTACCTCTCCCTCTGCAAAGCCTGGCCAGGTACAGGCCCAGGCAACCCCCTCCCCAGAGCCTCCCCAGCCTTCAGCCACCTCTGCTCAGGCTGGTCAGTCAGTTAGCGACCAGACAAGTCCCCCACACAACCGACCCCtacccccctctcaccctctcgctGGCCCCTCACCTGTCCCTCCTCCGCTGGGACAGGCCTTCCATCCTCCAACTCCTGTATTACAGGGTCCTCTTCCTTCTCCTGGCTCTCTGCCTCCCACCCAGCCCCTGTCCCTCTATGGTGCTCCGACCCAGTGCCCCCACCCCCAGCGACCCCCTCCTCACTTTCCCAGGGAACCCTCCTTCCCCCAggccctccccctcacctccgcGCCCCAAATCAAACCACCCCCAACCacacccatccctccatctcacaAGCAGCCACCacacctctcttcttcccttgCTCCCCCTTTCCCGCAGATGCCATCCAACCTGCCCCCTCCTCCGGCACTGAAGCCCCTCAACTCTCTGCCCAACCAGCACCCTCCCGGtgcccctccaccccccctccagcTCATGCCCCAATCCCTGCCCATGCAGCAGGGTGTCCCACCCCAGCCTCCCGTGCTCACGCAGCTGCAGAACCTCCCTGGCAGAGGCAGCCACTCCCACCCCCACTCCTCCCTGCCCTCCTGCTCTGCCCCCTCAGCCttgcaccctgtcctctctgcctcttctccctcTACCATGGGTCCAGTCCCTAGTCTCcagccctccttcccctctctacgCCCCTCGCCCGAAAACCCCAATGGCATTGTAGGGTCACATGTCCAGATTAAAGAGGAGCCATTGGATGAATGTGAGGAGCTTGAGTGTCCGCCCCCTCCACCCAGAAGTCCCTCACCGGAACCTTTGGTTGTCAACATCGCCAGTCATGCCAGCCAATCAGCACG ATTTTTCAAACACCTGGACCGTGGCTACAACTCGTGCTCCAGAACAGACCTGTTCTTCACTCCCCTGGCCTCATCCAAGCTGGccaagaagagagaggaggctgtgGAGAGATccaagagagaggctgagcacaaTGCCCGAGaaagggagaaggacagagagagggagagggaacgagagaggcagGAAGACAAAAATGCT AGAGCGTCCAGCTCGTCCCACGACAGCCGTATGAGTGATGTCCAAATGTCCAGCCAGGTCCACATGCGCTCCTCCTTCGAGCAGCCCCCCACCAGTGTGGCCGCTGTGCCCCCTTACATCGGCCCCGACACCCCTGCCCTGCGCACCCTCAGTGAGTACGCCCGACCCCACGTCATGTCCCCCAACAATCGCAACCACCCCTTCTTCGTGTCTCTGTCCCCCGGGGACCCTCTGCTGGCATACCACATGCCTGGCCTGTACGCCGCCGAGCCcagcctgagagagagggagctccGTAACCTCCGGGAGAGGGAGCTCCGCGAGAGGATGAAGCCTGGCTTCGAGGTCAAGCCCCCGGAGATGGAGACCATGCATCCATCAGCCAACCCCATGGAGCACTTTGCCAGACATGGAGCCCTGGCCCTGCCTCATATCGCTGGGCCGCCCCACCACCCCTTTGGCCACTTCCACCCGGTCATGCAGAAccacctggagagggagaggcaggcacTGGCCCTGGCCGGGCCCCAAATGCGTCCAGAGCTAAGCTACGCTGAGAGACTGACTGCTGAGAGGCTCCATGCTGAGAGGATGGCATCTGTGGCTAACGACCCGGCCGCCAGGCTGCAGATGCTCAACGTCACACCGCATCACCACCAGCACTCCCACATCCACTCACACCTGCACCTACATCAGCAGGACCCACTCAACCAAGGTGAGG GTAATGGGCCCCACCCCCTGGATCCCCTGGCTCCTGGGCCCCGTCTGGCCCGCTTCCCCTTCCCTGGAGGCCCCATCCCCAACCCTCTGCTCAATGACCTGCCCCACGACCATGACATGTTGCGACACCCACTGTTTG CCTATGCCGCTGTTGCAGGAGCAGGGTACCCCCGTGAGCTTCAGGGGCCCATCCCCCAGATGTCTGCAGCCCACCAGCTCCAGGCCATGCACGCCCAGTCAGCAGAGTTGCAGAGGCTGGCCATGGAGCAGCAGTGGCTACACGGACACCACCACCTACAACATGGGGGGCCTCTGCCCGGACAGGAGGATTACTACAG CCGTCTGAAGAAAGAAGGTGACAAGCCATCGTGA